In Stenotrophomonas sp. ESTM1D_MKCIP4_1, a single genomic region encodes these proteins:
- the nuoF gene encoding NADH-quinone oxidoreductase subunit NuoF, which yields MAHHHESKGPVGPAPLPHQVVYTTLHYDTPWSYESYLKTGGYAALRRILEEKIPPEQVIEMVKASGLRGRGGAGFPTGLKWSFMPKGNMQKYILCNSDESEPGTCKDRDILRYNPHSVVEGMAIACYATGSTVGYNYLRGEFHHEPFEHFEQALADAYANGWLGKNVMGSGVDIDIYGALGAGAYICGEETALMESLEGKKGQPRYKPPFPANFGLYGKPSTINNTETYGSVPAIIRNGPEWFKGLSLTANGGPKCFSVSGCVQNGGNFEVPLGTTFDDLLEMAGGLRPGRTLKGAIPGGVSMPVLTAAELKGLPMDYDTIRALGSGLGSGAVVVLDDSVCCVKFACRISQFFHKESCGQCTPCREGTGWMHRVLERIVAGKATMEDLHQLKAVAGQIEGHTICAFGEAAAWPIQGFLRQFWDEFEYYIVNGHSMVDGKKVEAAAA from the coding sequence ATGGCACATCACCACGAATCCAAGGGTCCGGTCGGCCCCGCGCCGCTGCCGCACCAGGTGGTCTACACCACCCTGCATTACGACACCCCGTGGTCGTACGAAAGCTACCTGAAGACCGGTGGCTACGCCGCCCTGCGCAGGATCCTCGAAGAGAAGATCCCGCCGGAGCAGGTCATCGAGATGGTCAAGGCGTCCGGCCTGCGTGGCCGCGGTGGCGCTGGCTTCCCGACCGGCCTGAAGTGGTCCTTCATGCCCAAGGGCAACATGCAGAAGTACATCCTCTGCAATTCGGACGAATCCGAGCCGGGCACCTGCAAGGACCGCGACATCCTGCGCTACAACCCGCATTCGGTCGTGGAAGGCATGGCGATCGCCTGCTACGCCACCGGCTCGACCGTGGGCTACAACTACCTGCGCGGTGAGTTCCACCACGAGCCGTTCGAGCACTTCGAGCAGGCCCTGGCCGATGCCTATGCCAACGGCTGGCTGGGCAAGAACGTGATGGGCTCGGGCGTGGACATCGACATCTACGGTGCCCTGGGCGCCGGCGCCTACATCTGCGGTGAAGAAACCGCGCTGATGGAATCGCTGGAAGGCAAGAAGGGCCAGCCGCGCTACAAGCCGCCGTTCCCGGCGAACTTCGGCCTGTACGGCAAGCCGTCGACGATCAACAACACCGAAACCTACGGTTCGGTGCCGGCGATCATCCGCAACGGTCCGGAGTGGTTCAAGGGCCTGAGCCTGACCGCCAACGGCGGCCCGAAGTGCTTCTCGGTCTCCGGCTGCGTGCAGAACGGCGGCAACTTTGAAGTGCCGCTGGGCACCACCTTCGACGACCTGCTGGAAATGGCCGGTGGCCTGCGTCCGGGCCGCACCCTGAAGGGCGCGATTCCGGGCGGCGTGTCCATGCCGGTGCTGACCGCGGCCGAGCTGAAGGGCCTGCCGATGGACTACGACACCATCCGCGCGCTGGGCTCCGGCCTGGGTTCGGGTGCCGTCGTGGTGCTCGATGACAGCGTCTGCTGCGTCAAGTTCGCCTGCCGCATCAGCCAGTTCTTCCACAAGGAATCCTGCGGCCAGTGCACCCCGTGCCGTGAAGGTACCGGCTGGATGCACCGCGTGCTGGAGCGCATCGTCGCCGGCAAGGCCACGATGGAAGACCTGCACCAGCTGAAGGCGGTGGCCGGCCAGATCGAAGGCCACACCATCTGTGCGTTCGGCGAAGCGGCTGCATGGCCCATCCAGGGCTTCCTGCGCCAGTTCTGGGACGAGTTCGAGTACTACATCGTCAACGGTCATTCGATGGTTGACGGCAAGAAGGTGGAGGCAGCCGCCGCATGA
- the nuoE gene encoding NADH-quinone oxidoreductase subunit NuoE, protein MKATGNFEAARDVDPMVVLSDKTRAHIDHWLSKFPPDRKRSAVLQGLHAAQEQNEGWLTDELIAGVAKYLDLPPVWAYEVASFYSMFETEKVGRNNVAICTNISCWLNGAEDIVRHCEKKLGIKHGQSTPDGRVYLKREEECLAGCGGAPMMVINGHYHERLTLEKVDELLDGLE, encoded by the coding sequence ATGAAGGCGACAGGTAATTTCGAGGCGGCGCGCGACGTCGACCCGATGGTGGTGCTGAGCGACAAGACGCGCGCTCACATCGATCACTGGCTGTCCAAGTTCCCGCCGGACCGCAAGCGCTCTGCCGTGCTGCAGGGCCTGCATGCGGCCCAGGAGCAGAACGAGGGCTGGCTGACCGACGAGCTGATCGCCGGCGTGGCCAAGTACCTGGACCTGCCGCCGGTGTGGGCCTACGAGGTCGCCAGCTTCTACTCGATGTTCGAGACCGAGAAGGTGGGCCGCAACAACGTGGCCATCTGCACCAACATCAGCTGCTGGCTCAATGGCGCCGAGGACATCGTGCGCCATTGCGAGAAGAAGCTGGGCATCAAGCACGGCCAGTCCACCCCGGACGGCCGCGTCTACCTCAAGCGCGAGGAAGAGTGCCTGGCGGGCTGCGGTGGCGCACCGATGATGGTCATCAACGGTCACTACCATGAGCGTCTGACCCTGGAAAAGGTCGACGAGCTGCTGGACGGGCTGGAGTAA
- a CDS encoding NADH-quinone oxidoreductase subunit D, translated as MSEFHQAHQAFASNPAELRQEIRNYTMNFGPQHPAAHGVLRLILEMDGETIMRADPHVGLLHRGTEKLAESKPFNQSIGYMDRLDYVSMMCNEHAYVRAIETLMGIEAPERAQYIRTMYDEITRILNHLMWLGSNALDLGAMAVMLYAFREREELMDCYEAVSGARMHAAYYRPGGVYRDLPDHMPKYKESRWHKGKALKQLNASREGSLLDFLENFTNEFPGRVDEYETLLTDNRIWKQRTVGIGVVSPELAHQWGMTGVMLRGSGIAWDLRKKRPYAKYDAVDFDIPLGKEGDCYDRYLVRVAEMRESNRIIKQCVAWLKANPGPVMVKNFKVAPPRREDMKDDMEALIHHFKLFSEGYCVPAGETYSAVEAPKGEFGCYLVSDGANKPFRVHLRAPGFAHLSSIDSIVRGHMLADVVAMIGTYDLVFGEVDR; from the coding sequence GTGAGTGAGTTCCATCAAGCCCACCAGGCATTTGCGAGCAACCCGGCCGAGCTGCGCCAGGAAATCCGCAACTACACCATGAACTTCGGCCCGCAGCATCCGGCCGCGCACGGTGTGCTGCGCCTGATCCTGGAAATGGACGGCGAAACCATCATGCGCGCCGACCCCCACGTGGGCCTGCTGCACCGTGGTACCGAAAAGCTGGCCGAGTCCAAGCCGTTCAACCAGTCGATCGGCTACATGGATCGCCTGGACTACGTGTCCATGATGTGCAACGAGCACGCCTACGTGCGCGCGATCGAGACCCTGATGGGCATCGAAGCGCCGGAACGTGCCCAGTACATCCGCACGATGTACGACGAAATCACCCGCATCCTGAACCACCTGATGTGGCTGGGTTCCAACGCACTCGACCTGGGTGCGATGGCGGTGATGCTGTACGCCTTCCGCGAGCGCGAAGAGCTGATGGACTGCTACGAAGCCGTCTCCGGCGCGCGCATGCACGCAGCGTACTACCGTCCGGGCGGTGTCTACCGCGACCTGCCGGACCACATGCCGAAGTACAAGGAATCGCGCTGGCACAAGGGCAAGGCGCTGAAGCAGCTGAATGCTTCGCGTGAAGGCTCGCTGCTGGACTTCCTGGAAAACTTCACCAACGAATTCCCGGGTCGCGTCGACGAATACGAAACCCTGCTGACCGACAACCGTATCTGGAAGCAGCGTACGGTCGGCATCGGCGTGGTCAGCCCGGAACTGGCCCACCAGTGGGGCATGACCGGCGTGATGCTGCGCGGCTCGGGCATTGCCTGGGACCTGCGCAAGAAGCGTCCGTACGCCAAGTACGACGCCGTCGATTTCGACATCCCGCTGGGCAAGGAAGGCGACTGCTACGACCGCTACCTGGTCCGCGTTGCCGAAATGCGCGAATCCAACCGCATCATCAAGCAGTGCGTGGCGTGGCTGAAGGCCAACCCGGGCCCGGTGATGGTGAAGAACTTCAAGGTCGCTCCGCCCCGGCGTGAGGACATGAAGGACGACATGGAAGCGCTGATCCACCACTTCAAACTGTTCAGCGAAGGCTATTGCGTGCCGGCTGGCGAAACCTATTCGGCCGTGGAAGCGCCGAAGGGTGAGTTCGGCTGCTACCTGGTCTCCGACGGCGCCAACAAGCCCTTCCGCGTGCATCTGCGCGCACCGGGTTTCGCCCACCTTTCGTCGATCGATTCGATCGTCCGCGGCCACATGCTGGCCGACGTGGTGGCGATGATCGGTACCTACGATCTGGTGTTCGGCGAGGTTGACCGGTAA